In the Drosophila gunungcola strain Sukarami unplaced genomic scaffold, Dgunungcola_SK_2 000001F, whole genome shotgun sequence genome, one interval contains:
- the LOC128262620 gene encoding accessory gland protein Acp29AB: MLKSRIALLWALLALSSYGALAETESVCLLEDPPNQCGGFCLGVLTPVLNHLTLSQDQRNVSEVSKANEVLVRQYTMESQLASLENQQRTSGVNQQNLTERQDELESQLAALRETLTTVEVKIKYLGFEQIGSKYYYVEKYSEKSWSSASKTCRQMGGHLAEFKDEKELIDIQAILKKDTHYWLGINDLVKEGEYMSMSSGKPASFIKWATGSPTQLTTNNCLFLLMVE, encoded by the coding sequence atgctaaaatcCCGAATTGCGTTGCTTTGGGCACTGCTGGCATTGAGTTCATATGGAGCTTTGGCGGAGACCGAATCAGTTTGTCTTTTGGAGGATCCGCCCAATCAGTGCGGCGGATTCTGCCTAGGAGTATTGACGCCAGTGTTGAATCACTTGACTTTGTCGCAGGATCAGAGGAATGTGAGTGAGGTGAGCAAGGCAAACGAAGTCCTGGTGCGACAGTACACCATGGAAAGTCAACTGGCCTCACTGGAGAACCAGCAAAGGACTTCGGGTGTTAACCAGCAGAACTTAACGGAGAGACAGGATGAATTGGAAAGCCAACTGGCAGCCTTGCGGGAAACATTAACCACAGTGGaagtgaaaattaaatatctgGGATTCGAGCAAATCGGCTCGAAATACTATTACGTTGAGAAGTACTCAGAGAAGAGTTGGTCGAGTGCTTCAAAAACTTGTCGCCAGATGGGAGGGCACCTTGCTGAATTTAAGGACGAAAAGGAACTGATCGACATTCAGGCGATTCTCAAGAAGGACACACACTATTGGCTGGGAATTAACGATTTGGTTAAAGAGGGTGAATACATGTCAATGTCCTCCGGAAAACCAGCTTCTTTTATAAAATGGGCCACTGGCAGTCCCACCCAATTGACCACTAATAACTGCCTATTTCTTTTAATGGTGGAATGA
- the LOC128262590 gene encoding uncharacterized protein LOC128262590 → MRQLLVYALISGLFYFSEGKPCPEKTRPHKTRCDAFYKCRELPSSSHVWIPVRCNEGLVYESTLGSCVLPGEDWECITPSEMSSTQAPGRTDSDILIVNDMNEAGLLLSENSHKDDGTVEIVLDSVMSSEEDEEAVRNGPHSEEDISSSHNFDSSGDGELVELDSPAPKPENREEMAAVNSMEHRTEVEKLKTELKQVAGISEIAKPGSPIDPNLTAHLQRLSQLIDGLQQTYQKTDKPQAEMRPDQLNAFLAHFDIKNRYEMMNPMEQTTQITTSTTTTEEPKTTPKLPEPNLNKSRLQEHLSHHRLQPETKLMLSNSLPYSTHGSTGQGYANSQIVVNRPEGSVMFALPSGYGMSQEQAGGNAYANHHPVQSHEYSDHEPKISEDTLKTVLELSKQMIAAQNLPKVLPNPGFNGAYYQPILQPVFVSPQGNPFQQYYGMPPPLNPHYMQNKKHSSGGSSSGYNKPSTTIIHNNVIPVHLSSTNSGEKEVLDTYGNSLGVYPSMDKHVTSNQEYMTTGRPISVTTTASTYGSQSPFASDYTLTTPRPFEQQPSAATVATYYTPSPHLGEHNANRVYQPTESYPTMNMPRPMDMFPGQIDADRVSIRPNSQKIESMEMDEDMIKANYGSGNANANGNGNGNGNGNTLPHVLTYSSDMSQQLASGSGYLEQSYNHQQHQQHQQQQHHHRHPYMPRPTMSSSIYSDTDGHMEMSMYTSSPNINPFKAENLKYPGSNSPNGQLVNFNGNFISLDVFQKSILPLMTKSSSALNELGNVEVITCQPGVRQPNQTDCTRYFVCSKKDGKVLSYSCPPYTGFNKQTRICDAPTYAQCGNAMPAFNGYTIDSNRRLQMEAIKMLSEAKRRQEAALKAQSIANLLQQYGNSQQQVGNGISSNIENDPVDSYAINLPEVNLATTTSRPTIIQSNQNQNIGSSGPAKKRKYYCKEGDKIPDQTSISSYFVCYKNAQGQMKGHKMSCSKSLLFCPKTLMCTLASKCTD, encoded by the exons ATGAGGCAGTTACTAGTTTACGCGTTAATTTCGGGCTTGTTTTACTTTTCCGAAG GCAAACCGTGCCCTGAAAAGACACGCCCCCACAAAACCCGCTGCGACGCGTTCTACAAGTGCCGCGAACTGCCATCCAGTTCGCATGTGTGGATTCCGGTGAGATGCAACGAGGGACTGGTCTACGAATCCACTTTGGGCAGTTGCGTCCTCCCTGGCGAGGATTGGGAATGCATCACTCCTAGCGAAATGAGCTCAACCCAAGCGCCGGGCAGAACGGACTCCGACATATTAATAGTCAACGATATGAATGAGGCGGGTTTGCTGTTGAGTGAGAACAGCCACAAGGACGATGGCACCGTGGAAATTGTCCTAGACTCCGTCATGAGCAgcgaggaggatgaggaggcgGTGAGGAATGGGCCACATTCGGAGGAGGACATCTCCTCCAGTCACAATTTCGATTCCAGTGGCGATGGTGAGCTGGTGGAACTGGATTCTCCAGCACCAAAGCCCGAGAATCGCGAGGAAATGGCTGCCGTCAATAGTATGGAGCACAGAACCGAGGTTGAGAAACTAAAAACCGAACTCAAACAGGTGGCTGGCATTAGTGAGATAGCCAAGCCAGGATCGCCCATCGATCCCAATTTGACAGCTCATCTGCAGAGATTATCGCAATTGATTGATGGATTGCAACAGACTTATCAGAAAACCGATAAACCCCAGGCGGAAATGCGTCCAGATCAGTTGAATGCCTTCCTGGCACACTTTGACATTAAAAATAGGTACGAAATGATGAACCCCATGGAGCAGACTACTCAAATAACTACCAGTACTACCACCACAGAAGAACCCAAAACTACCCCTAAATTACCAGAACCCAATTTGAATAAGAGTCGACTGCAGGAGCACTTAAGTCATCATCGCCTGCAGCCAGAAACCAAGCTAATGCTCTCCAATAGTCTGCCATACTCCACACATGGCAGTACTGGCCAGGGTTATGCCAACTCACAGATTGTGGTGAATCGTCCCGAGGGTTCGGTGATGTTTGCCCTGCCCTCCGGATACGGAATGAGTCAGGAACAGGCTGGTGGCAATGCCTATGCCAACCACCATCCCGTTCAAAGTCACGAGTACAGCGATCACGAACCCAAGATATCAGAGGACACTTTAAAGACAGTTCTTGAGCTGTCCAAGCAGATGATAGCTGCCCAAAACCTGCCCAAAGTGCTGCCCAATCCGGGATTTAATGGTGCCTATTATCAGCCCATTTTGCAGCCTGTTTTTGTTTCGCCCCAAGGCAATCCCTTTCAGCAGTACTATGGCATGCCACCTCCATTAAATCCACACTATATGCAGAACAAAAAGCACTCTTCTGGAGGAAGTTCATCGGGATATAATAAACCCAGCACTACTATCATACACAACAATGTGATACCTGTGCATTTATCCAGCACGAACTCGGGGGAAAAGGAGGTTCTGGACACATATGGCAACAGTTTGGGGGTATATCCGAGTATGGATAAGCATGTGACATCCAATCAAGAGTATATGACCACGGGTAGGCCAATTTCGGTGACTACAACAGCTAGTACTTATGGCTCGCAGTCTCCGTTTGCCAGCGATTATACCTTAACCACTCCAAGACCCTTTGAACAGCAACCCTCAGCCGCCACTGTGGCCACCTATTACACACCAAGTCCCCATTTGGGTGAGCACAATGCCAATAGGGTGTATCAGCCCACAGAAAGCTATCCCACCATGAATATGCCCAGACCAATGGACATGTTCCCGGGACAAATCGATGCGGACAGGGTGAGCATACGACCCAATTCGCAGAAAATCGAAAGCATGGAGATGGATGAAGATATGATTAAGGCCAACTATGGCAGTGGGAATGCCAATgcgaatgggaatgggaatgggaatgggaatgggaacaCTCTTCCTCACGTACTGACCTACAGCAGCGACATGAGCCAGCAATTAGCATCTGGCAGTGGATATCTGGAGCAGAGTTATAACCATcagcagcaccaacagcaccagcagcagcagcaccatcaTCGTCATCCATATATGCCCAGGCCCACGATGAGCAGTAGTATCTATAGTGATACGGATGGCCATATGGAGATGAGCATGTATACCAGTAGTCCAAATATAAACCCTTTCAAAGCGGAGAACTTAAAGTACCCTGGGAGTAACTCCCCCAATGGACAGCTGGTAAACTTCAATGGCAACTTTATCAGCCTGGATGTGTTTCAGAAATCCATACTCCCACTGATGACCAAGTCCTCCTCTGCTTTGAATGAGCTGGGAAATGTGGAGGTGATCACGTGTCAGCCGGGCGTAAGGCAGCCCAATCAAACGGACTGCACTCGCTACTTTGTGTGCAGCAAAAAGGATGGCAAGGTCCTGTCCTACTCATGTCCACCCTATACAGGCTTCAATAAGCAGACCAGGATCTGCGATGCCCCCACTTATGCCCAGTGTGGTAATGCGATGCCTGCCTTCAATGGCTATACCATAGATAGTAATAGAAGACTTCAGATGGAGGCCATCAAGATGTTGAGTGAGGCCAAGAGAAGGCAAGAGGCGGCCTTGAAGGCCCAAAGTATTGCCAATCTGCTGCAGCAGTATGGTAACAGTCAACAGCAGGTGGGAAATGGCATCTCCTCCAATATAGAAAATGATCCTGTGGACTCGTATGCAATTAATCTTCCTGAAGTTAATttggccaccaccaccagtAGACCCACCATTATTCAGAGCAATCAAAATCAGAATATTGGCTCATCAGGTCCCGCAAAAAAGAGGAAATACTACTGCAAGGAGGGCGACAAAATCCCCGATCAAACCTCCATTTCCAGCTACTTCGTGTGCTACAAGAATGCCCAGGGCCAGATGAAGGGCCATAAGATGAGCTGCTCCAAGAGCCTGCTCTTCTGCCCCAAAACCCTCATGTGCACCCTCGCCTCCAAGTGCACCGATTAG